One Phoenix dactylifera cultivar Barhee BC4 chromosome 8, palm_55x_up_171113_PBpolish2nd_filt_p, whole genome shotgun sequence genomic window carries:
- the LOC103716954 gene encoding peroxiredoxin Q, chloroplastic-like, which yields MASCTSLPKHPLPLVRPTMSKNPASQIISFLSKSSNSQFYGLSLPNLATSSSPRPLSPRTPIHAKVSKGDVPPPFTLKDQNGRNVSLTRFKGKPAVVYFYPADETPGCTKEACAFRDSYEKFKKAGAEVVGISGDDPASHKAFATKYGLPFTLLSDEGNKVRKEWGVPSDLFGVLPGRQTYVIDRKGAVQLVYNNQFQPEKHVEETLKLLQSL from the exons ATGGCTTCTTGCACCTCTCTTCCCAAGCACCCGCTCCCCTTGGTCCGACCAACAATGTCTAAGAATCCGGCTTCACAAATAATCTCATTCCTCTCCAAATCATCAAACTCCCAATTCTATGGCCTTAGTCTCCCCAACCTCGCCACCTCTTCTTCCCCTCGTCCTTTATCCCCAAGGACTCCCATTCATGCAAAG GTGTCCAAAGGTGATGTTCCACCACCTTTTACATTGAAAGACCAAAATGGTAGGAATGTATCTCTCACCAGGTTCAAAGGCAAGCCAGCCGTGGTCTACTTCTACCCCGCTGACGAAACCCCTGGGTGCACCAAAGAG GCCTGTGCCTTCAGGGATTCCTACGAGAAGTTTAAGAAAGCCGGAGCTGAGGTTGTAGGAATTAGTGGTGATGACCCTGCTTCTCACAAG GCATTTGCTACAAAATATGGGTTGCCATTCACCTTACTAAGTGACGAAGGGAATAAGGTGAGGAAAGAGTGGGGGGTGCCTTCTGATCTTTTTGGAGTATTGCCTGGGAGGCAGACCTATGTCATCGATAGAAAAGGGGCGGTTCAATTGGTTTACAACAACCAATTTCAACCAGAGAAGCATGTAGAGGAGACCTTGAAGCTACTACAAAGCCTATAA
- the LOC103716953 gene encoding uncharacterized protein LOC103716953 isoform X3, which yields MMKLEMEDRGDDTVSDLSSSPMEQVRPARRMSRGNRGLNEELLMKMDELEELLTVHKMASLSWRTTAGDLQLERMHKAREKRPAQIYPDRSPEIGSAVDFDGSLALSSRDDRGCRCNTKKLEGLRGRLYEKYMEKRDAKLRKEWGLRRTQKEAKMKAMWDSLEQSRAELKARFGTSDEGKDLTPQDFRHAEKLRSFGVRSAMKDVEQTVEFIQTKQAENLEQKVQYVQFKFYDDTLLSDGSPSSTDSKKQFSSRSASSSTSQKSVAPLPRPPIKSGSIRRRTQPENPIVQSVSNNSDHRKEDMKPLAGTSKITARSQLRRHARSMSISEGIHIFKEEKPPRSKSLRNISISSGELKDLSKEHSEQTTNRSQKICESKPFLRRGNGIGPGAGPAIARSRALEANIGEESDGLVDQCEWSPDTVKYKDEEELERRSSEGRETGFPSDSDGQKSRSSQESGSIGDPRPANGDVFTAVSHADDDSPTASKINASAGSMEELSEQNPGPWNSHIRYLPSSSHEASDANASVATNQMQEADPARVRKKWRKAETLVLATNASRQPRNGMAEGLKRLFKFGKKRKGAESIINVSESVSAASGAGDDTENGCDLASQSWDDPRKLRMDYSSPAYHGLNEGKVFPDQVPSLHCSSPGAPTNSILRDGHTSGNSPKAREVNPSLGDRMAVSSISIFQL from the exons ATGATgaagttggagatggaagacagGGGAGATGACACAGTTTCTGATTTGAGTTCTTCTCCGATGGAGCAAGTTCGGCCGGCGAGGCGGATGTCGAGAGGGAATAGAGGATTGAACGAGGAGCTGCTGATGAAGATGGATGAATTGGAAGAGCTCTTGACTGTTCATAAGATGGCCTCCTTATCATGGAGGACTACAGCCGGAGACTTGCAGTTAGAACGCATGCACAAGGCTAGGGAGAAAAGGCCGGCTCAGATTTATCCTGATCGATCGCCTGAGATCGGTAGCGCGGTGGATTTCGATGGCAGTTTGGCTTTGAGCAGCAGGGATGATCGGGGTTGCAGGTGCAATACAAAGAAGTTGGAAGGTTTGAGAGGAAGGTTGTATGAGAAATATATGGAGAAGAGAGATGCAAAGCTGAGGAAGGAGTGGGGATTGAGGAGGACCCAGAAGGAAGCTAAGATGAAGGCCATGTGGGATAGCTTGGAACAAAGTCGGGCAGAGTTGAAGGCTCGTTTTGGAACATCTGATGAGGGAAAAGATTTGACTCCACAGGATTTTCGGCATGCAGAGAAGCTGAGATCCTTCGGTGTTCGTTCTGCAATGAAGGATGTAGAACAG ACGGTAGAGTTCATCCAGACAAAGCAGGCAGAAAATCTTGAACAGAAAGTTCAGTATGTTCAGTTTAAATTCTATGATGATACACTACTTAGCGATGGTTCTCCTAGCAGCACTGACTCTAAGAAGCAATTCTCCAGTAGAAGTGCGTCTTCCTCCACATCTCAAAAATCTGTTGCACCCCTTCCCAGACCTCCTATCAAATCTGGTTCCATAAGACGAAGGACTCAGCCTGAAAATCCTATAGTACAATCAGTTTCCAACAATTCTGACCACAGGAAGGAAGATATGAAACCGCTGGCTGGAACTAGCAAGATAACTGCTCGCTCACAGTTGCGGAGGCATGCTCGAAGCATGAGCATCAGTGAAGGTATTCATATTTTCAAGGAAGAGAAGCCTCCAAGGTCCAAGTCTCTGAGAAATATCTCAATCAGTTCTGGTGAGTTAAAAGACCTTTCGAAGGAGCACAGCGAGCAAACCACTAACAGGTCCCAAAAGATATGCGAGTCAAAGCCATTTCTTAGAAGGGGCAATGGGATAGGACCTGGTGCCGGACCTGCTATAGCTAGATCGAGGGCCCTCGAAGCTAACATTGGAGAGGAGTCTGATGGGTTGGTAGATCAGTGTGAATGGTCACCTGACACAGTTAAatataaagatgaagaagaattaGAAAGAAGATCCAGTGAAGGCAGGGAAACTGGTTTTCCTTCTGACTCAGATGGTCAGAAATCAAGATCCAGCCAAGAATCAGGAAGTATTGGTGATCCCAGACCTGCTAATGGTGATGTCTTTACAGCTGTATCTCATGCAGATGATGATTCACCTACTGCTTCCAAGATTAATGCCTCTGCAGGGAGTATGGAAGAGTTATCAGAACAAAATCCTGGACCTTGGAACTCACACATCAGATATCTGCCTTCCAGTTCTCATGAGGCATCGGATGCTAATGCTTCGGTGGCTACAAACCAAATGCAGGAGGCCGATCCTGCTCGAGTAAGGAAGAAATGGAGGAAAGCTGAGACACTTGTTCTTGCCACTAATGCTTCCCGTCAACCACGAAATGGCATGGCAGAAGGGCTCAAGAGATTGTTTAAATTTGGGAAGAAACGCAAGGGTGCAGAAAGTATAATAAATGTTTCGGAATCCGTCTCAGCAGCTTCTGGAGCTGGTGATGATACAGAAAATGGCTGTGATCTGGCAAGCCAATCATGGGACGATCCAAGGAAGTTGAGAATGGACTACTCATCTCCAGCTTACCATGGCCTAAATGAGGGCAAGGTTTTTCCTGATCAAG TTCCATCATTACATTGCTCCAGTCCAGGTGCTCCTACAAACTCCATACTGAGGGATGGCCACACATCTGGAAACTCTCCAAAAG CAAGGGAAGTGAATCCAAGCTTAGGTGACAGAATGGCGGTCTCCAGCATCAGCATATTCCAACTGTGA
- the LOC103716953 gene encoding uncharacterized protein LOC103716953 isoform X1 produces the protein MMKLEMEDRGDDTVSDLSSSPMEQVRPARRMSRGNRGLNEELLMKMDELEELLTVHKMASLSWRTTAGDLQLERMHKAREKRPAQIYPDRSPEIGSAVDFDGSLALSSRDDRGCRCNTKKLEGLRGRLYEKYMEKRDAKLRKEWGLRRTQKEAKMKAMWDSLEQSRAELKARFGTSDEGKDLTPQDFRHAEKLRSFGVRSAMKDVEQQTVEFIQTKQAENLEQKVQYVQFKFYDDTLLSDGSPSSTDSKKQFSSRSASSSTSQKSVAPLPRPPIKSGSIRRRTQPENPIVQSVSNNSDHRKEDMKPLAGTSKITARSQLRRHARSMSISEGIHIFKEEKPPRSKSLRNISISSGELKDLSKEHSEQTTNRSQKICESKPFLRRGNGIGPGAGPAIARSRALEANIGEESDGLVDQCEWSPDTVKYKDEEELERRSSEGRETGFPSDSDGQKSRSSQESGSIGDPRPANGDVFTAVSHADDDSPTASKINASAGSMEELSEQNPGPWNSHIRYLPSSSHEASDANASVATNQMQEADPARVRKKWRKAETLVLATNASRQPRNGMAEGLKRLFKFGKKRKGAESIINVSESVSAASGAGDDTENGCDLASQSWDDPRKLRMDYSSPAYHGLNEGKVFPDQVPSLHCSSPGAPTNSILRDGHTSGNSPKAREVNPSLGDRMAVSSISIFQL, from the exons ATGATgaagttggagatggaagacagGGGAGATGACACAGTTTCTGATTTGAGTTCTTCTCCGATGGAGCAAGTTCGGCCGGCGAGGCGGATGTCGAGAGGGAATAGAGGATTGAACGAGGAGCTGCTGATGAAGATGGATGAATTGGAAGAGCTCTTGACTGTTCATAAGATGGCCTCCTTATCATGGAGGACTACAGCCGGAGACTTGCAGTTAGAACGCATGCACAAGGCTAGGGAGAAAAGGCCGGCTCAGATTTATCCTGATCGATCGCCTGAGATCGGTAGCGCGGTGGATTTCGATGGCAGTTTGGCTTTGAGCAGCAGGGATGATCGGGGTTGCAGGTGCAATACAAAGAAGTTGGAAGGTTTGAGAGGAAGGTTGTATGAGAAATATATGGAGAAGAGAGATGCAAAGCTGAGGAAGGAGTGGGGATTGAGGAGGACCCAGAAGGAAGCTAAGATGAAGGCCATGTGGGATAGCTTGGAACAAAGTCGGGCAGAGTTGAAGGCTCGTTTTGGAACATCTGATGAGGGAAAAGATTTGACTCCACAGGATTTTCGGCATGCAGAGAAGCTGAGATCCTTCGGTGTTCGTTCTGCAATGAAGGATGTAGAACAG CAGACGGTAGAGTTCATCCAGACAAAGCAGGCAGAAAATCTTGAACAGAAAGTTCAGTATGTTCAGTTTAAATTCTATGATGATACACTACTTAGCGATGGTTCTCCTAGCAGCACTGACTCTAAGAAGCAATTCTCCAGTAGAAGTGCGTCTTCCTCCACATCTCAAAAATCTGTTGCACCCCTTCCCAGACCTCCTATCAAATCTGGTTCCATAAGACGAAGGACTCAGCCTGAAAATCCTATAGTACAATCAGTTTCCAACAATTCTGACCACAGGAAGGAAGATATGAAACCGCTGGCTGGAACTAGCAAGATAACTGCTCGCTCACAGTTGCGGAGGCATGCTCGAAGCATGAGCATCAGTGAAGGTATTCATATTTTCAAGGAAGAGAAGCCTCCAAGGTCCAAGTCTCTGAGAAATATCTCAATCAGTTCTGGTGAGTTAAAAGACCTTTCGAAGGAGCACAGCGAGCAAACCACTAACAGGTCCCAAAAGATATGCGAGTCAAAGCCATTTCTTAGAAGGGGCAATGGGATAGGACCTGGTGCCGGACCTGCTATAGCTAGATCGAGGGCCCTCGAAGCTAACATTGGAGAGGAGTCTGATGGGTTGGTAGATCAGTGTGAATGGTCACCTGACACAGTTAAatataaagatgaagaagaattaGAAAGAAGATCCAGTGAAGGCAGGGAAACTGGTTTTCCTTCTGACTCAGATGGTCAGAAATCAAGATCCAGCCAAGAATCAGGAAGTATTGGTGATCCCAGACCTGCTAATGGTGATGTCTTTACAGCTGTATCTCATGCAGATGATGATTCACCTACTGCTTCCAAGATTAATGCCTCTGCAGGGAGTATGGAAGAGTTATCAGAACAAAATCCTGGACCTTGGAACTCACACATCAGATATCTGCCTTCCAGTTCTCATGAGGCATCGGATGCTAATGCTTCGGTGGCTACAAACCAAATGCAGGAGGCCGATCCTGCTCGAGTAAGGAAGAAATGGAGGAAAGCTGAGACACTTGTTCTTGCCACTAATGCTTCCCGTCAACCACGAAATGGCATGGCAGAAGGGCTCAAGAGATTGTTTAAATTTGGGAAGAAACGCAAGGGTGCAGAAAGTATAATAAATGTTTCGGAATCCGTCTCAGCAGCTTCTGGAGCTGGTGATGATACAGAAAATGGCTGTGATCTGGCAAGCCAATCATGGGACGATCCAAGGAAGTTGAGAATGGACTACTCATCTCCAGCTTACCATGGCCTAAATGAGGGCAAGGTTTTTCCTGATCAAG TTCCATCATTACATTGCTCCAGTCCAGGTGCTCCTACAAACTCCATACTGAGGGATGGCCACACATCTGGAAACTCTCCAAAAG CAAGGGAAGTGAATCCAAGCTTAGGTGACAGAATGGCGGTCTCCAGCATCAGCATATTCCAACTGTGA
- the LOC103716953 gene encoding uncharacterized protein LOC103716953 isoform X2 produces MMKLEMEDRGDDTVSDLSSSPMEQVRPARRMSRGNRGLNEELLMKMDELEELLTVHKMASLSWRTTAGDLQLERMHKAREKRPAQIYPDRSPEIGSAVDFDGSLALSSRDDRGCRCNTKKLEGLRGRLYEKYMEKRDAKLRKEWGLRRTQKEAKMKAMWDSLEQSRAELKARFGTSDEGKDLTPQDFRHAEKLRSFGVRSAMKDVEQQTVEFIQTKQAENLEQKVQYVQFKFYDDTLLSDGSPSSTDSKKQFSSRSASSSTSQKSVAPLPRPPIKSGSIRRRTQPENPIVQSVSNNSDHRKEDMKPLAGTSKITARSQLRRHARSMSISEGIHIFKEEKPPRSKSLRNISISSGELKDLSKEHSEQTTNRSQKICESKPFLRRGNGIGPGAGPAIARSRALEANIGEESDGLVDQCEWSPDTVKYKDEEELERRSSEGRETGFPSDSDGQKSRSSQESGSIGDPRPANGDVFTAVSHADDDSPTASKINASAGSMEELSEQNPGPWNSHIRYLPSSSHEASDANASVATNQMQEADPARVRKKWRKAETLVLATNASRQPRNGMAEGLKRLFKFGKKRKGAESIINVSESVSAASGAGDDTENGCDLASQSWDDPRKLRMDYSSPAYHGLNEGKVFPDQVPSLHCSSPGAPTNSILRDGHTSGNSPKVHRSIFSLPSFHSKGSESKLR; encoded by the exons ATGATgaagttggagatggaagacagGGGAGATGACACAGTTTCTGATTTGAGTTCTTCTCCGATGGAGCAAGTTCGGCCGGCGAGGCGGATGTCGAGAGGGAATAGAGGATTGAACGAGGAGCTGCTGATGAAGATGGATGAATTGGAAGAGCTCTTGACTGTTCATAAGATGGCCTCCTTATCATGGAGGACTACAGCCGGAGACTTGCAGTTAGAACGCATGCACAAGGCTAGGGAGAAAAGGCCGGCTCAGATTTATCCTGATCGATCGCCTGAGATCGGTAGCGCGGTGGATTTCGATGGCAGTTTGGCTTTGAGCAGCAGGGATGATCGGGGTTGCAGGTGCAATACAAAGAAGTTGGAAGGTTTGAGAGGAAGGTTGTATGAGAAATATATGGAGAAGAGAGATGCAAAGCTGAGGAAGGAGTGGGGATTGAGGAGGACCCAGAAGGAAGCTAAGATGAAGGCCATGTGGGATAGCTTGGAACAAAGTCGGGCAGAGTTGAAGGCTCGTTTTGGAACATCTGATGAGGGAAAAGATTTGACTCCACAGGATTTTCGGCATGCAGAGAAGCTGAGATCCTTCGGTGTTCGTTCTGCAATGAAGGATGTAGAACAG CAGACGGTAGAGTTCATCCAGACAAAGCAGGCAGAAAATCTTGAACAGAAAGTTCAGTATGTTCAGTTTAAATTCTATGATGATACACTACTTAGCGATGGTTCTCCTAGCAGCACTGACTCTAAGAAGCAATTCTCCAGTAGAAGTGCGTCTTCCTCCACATCTCAAAAATCTGTTGCACCCCTTCCCAGACCTCCTATCAAATCTGGTTCCATAAGACGAAGGACTCAGCCTGAAAATCCTATAGTACAATCAGTTTCCAACAATTCTGACCACAGGAAGGAAGATATGAAACCGCTGGCTGGAACTAGCAAGATAACTGCTCGCTCACAGTTGCGGAGGCATGCTCGAAGCATGAGCATCAGTGAAGGTATTCATATTTTCAAGGAAGAGAAGCCTCCAAGGTCCAAGTCTCTGAGAAATATCTCAATCAGTTCTGGTGAGTTAAAAGACCTTTCGAAGGAGCACAGCGAGCAAACCACTAACAGGTCCCAAAAGATATGCGAGTCAAAGCCATTTCTTAGAAGGGGCAATGGGATAGGACCTGGTGCCGGACCTGCTATAGCTAGATCGAGGGCCCTCGAAGCTAACATTGGAGAGGAGTCTGATGGGTTGGTAGATCAGTGTGAATGGTCACCTGACACAGTTAAatataaagatgaagaagaattaGAAAGAAGATCCAGTGAAGGCAGGGAAACTGGTTTTCCTTCTGACTCAGATGGTCAGAAATCAAGATCCAGCCAAGAATCAGGAAGTATTGGTGATCCCAGACCTGCTAATGGTGATGTCTTTACAGCTGTATCTCATGCAGATGATGATTCACCTACTGCTTCCAAGATTAATGCCTCTGCAGGGAGTATGGAAGAGTTATCAGAACAAAATCCTGGACCTTGGAACTCACACATCAGATATCTGCCTTCCAGTTCTCATGAGGCATCGGATGCTAATGCTTCGGTGGCTACAAACCAAATGCAGGAGGCCGATCCTGCTCGAGTAAGGAAGAAATGGAGGAAAGCTGAGACACTTGTTCTTGCCACTAATGCTTCCCGTCAACCACGAAATGGCATGGCAGAAGGGCTCAAGAGATTGTTTAAATTTGGGAAGAAACGCAAGGGTGCAGAAAGTATAATAAATGTTTCGGAATCCGTCTCAGCAGCTTCTGGAGCTGGTGATGATACAGAAAATGGCTGTGATCTGGCAAGCCAATCATGGGACGATCCAAGGAAGTTGAGAATGGACTACTCATCTCCAGCTTACCATGGCCTAAATGAGGGCAAGGTTTTTCCTGATCAAG TTCCATCATTACATTGCTCCAGTCCAGGTGCTCCTACAAACTCCATACTGAGGGATGGCCACACATCTGGAAACTCTCCAAAAG TGCATCGCTCGATCTTCTCCCTTCCATCATTTCATAGCAAGGGAAGTGAATCCAAGCTTAGGTGA